A region of Dictyostelium discoideum AX4 chromosome 1 chromosome, whole genome shotgun sequence DNA encodes the following proteins:
- the fbp gene encoding D-fructose-1,6-bisphosphate 1-phosphohydrolase: MSSNNLITLHRWLLSDTHKNMENKLEMANLFSGIALACKITNNAIKRAGFESNFGLAGITNVHSEDVKKLDVIANDAFKMALKSTREVFCMVSEEEDSIIPVSQSQAGKYVVAFDPLDGSSNLDCNVSVGSIFSIWPKASKDHNYSNDDVLRKGRDMTAAGYALYGSATMLVLTFGQGVYGFTLDNHIGEFVLTHVEMRIRTKGSIYSINEGNSVFWDKATQEYVKAIKSGADGRAPYSSRYIGSMVSDIHRTLLYGGIFMYPGDTKSPNGKLRYLYEVAPLSFIMEQAAGKSTNGSSPCLDMIPKSIHERVPVFMGSPACIDELLAFQKKFNHNHSTTSQHEKDN; this comes from the coding sequence atgtcatcaaataatttaattacatTACATAGATGGTTATTATCAGATACTCATAAGAATATGGAGAATAAATTAGAAATGGCAAATTTATTCTCAGGTATAGCATTGGCAtgtaaaattacaaataatgcAATAAAGAGAGCAGGTTTTGAAAGTAATTTCGGTTTAGCAGGTATAACCAATGTTCATAGTGAAGATGTAAAGAAATTAGATGTCATTGCAAACGATGCCTTCAAGATGGCATTAAAATCAACGCGTGAAGTATTTTGCATGGTATCAGAGGAAGAAGATTCAATCATTCCAGTATCACAATCACAAGCAGGTAAATATGTTGTTGCATTCGATCCATTAGATGGCTCAAGTAATTTAGATTGTAATGTCTCTGTTGGCTCGATCTTTTCAATTTGGCCAAAGGCATCAAAGGATCACAACTATTCAAACGATGATGTACTTAGAAAGGGTCGTGACATGACTGCTGCCGGCTATGCCCTCTATGGCAGTGCCACCATGTTGGTATTGACATTTGGCCAAGGTGTCTATGGCTTCACTTTGGATAACCATATTGGTGAATTTGTTTTAACTCATGTCGAAATGAGAATTCGTACCAAAGGTTCAATCTATTCAATCAATGAAGGTAATTCAGTCTTTTGGGATAAAGCCACCCAAGAATACGTTAAAGCTATTAAATCTGGTGCTGATGGTCGTGCTCCTTACTCTTCAAGATACATTGGTAGTATGGTCTCTGATATTCATCGTACTCTCCTCTATGGTGGTATCTTTATGTATCCAGGTGATACCAAATCTCCAAATGGTAAATTAAGATATCTCTACGAAGTTGCTCCACTCTCTTTCATTATGGAACAAGCAGCTGGTAAATCAACTAATGGTTCTTCACCTTGTCTTGACATGATTCCAAAATCAATTCATGAAAGAGTACCAGTTTTCATGGGTTCTCCAGCTTGTATAGATGAACTTTTAGCttttcaaaagaaatttaatcaTAATCATAGTACTACTTCACAAcatgaaaaagataattaa
- a CDS encoding Sjogrens syndrome scleroderma autoantigen 1 family protein, which yields MTHNNDKDITLLLGKKLLMGWSMLNNVCKDCKIVPLVENKKDNIILCVSCERKLKRDENGEILDEKKSTPSNTSSSSSSSSSSSSSSTTTTPSSSNTSTPIPTTTTITNITKPQLQPQHATTTTIKNDTKQIDMKYYDDDYFDDYDEDDTPLTEEEKIAIEKRLKKSDEFSSKMGEFLLKGWSLLSDSCPNNECYGVPLMKDREKKFYCVSCKMSGLEIDDLIQKLPLTTSTESPTTSPTSTTTTTTTTTTPNNKTNPIIEKQQIKELQQQPQQPQQPQQPQQPQQNLIRSTNTPIIVENITPIKNTLTNNSTFSPPYPEPDQKKQRMTGTTPQKLNNSSNNQSFLSTSSVNNNSSILNDEIQELPDFTDNTLSILFEKLKDAQNQLVTTNNIHYCSLIREYTSTISSLLELKKHWTM from the coding sequence atgacACATAATAACGATAAAGATATTACATTATTACTTGGTAAAAAGTTATTAATGGGATGGTCAATGTTAAATAATGTTTGTAAAGATTGTAAAATTGTTCCATTggtagaaaataaaaaagataatataattttatgtGTATCATGTGAAAGAAAATTGAAAAGAgatgaaaatggtgaaattttagatgaaaaaaaatcaacaccTTCAAAtacttcttcttcttcttcttcttcttcttcttcttcttcttcctcaacaacaactacaccaTCTTCTTCAAATACTTCAACACCAATtccaacaactacaactattACAAATATAACTAAaccacaactacaaccacaacacgcaacaacaacaactattaaaaatgatacaaaacaaattgatatgaaatattatgatgatgattattttgatgattatgatgaagatgatacaCCATTGACAGAGGAGGAAAAAATAGCAAttgaaaaaagattaaaaaaatctgaTGAATTTAGTTCAAAAATGGGTGAATTTCTATTAAAAGGTTGGTCACTTCTTTCAGATAGTTGCCCAAATAATGAATGTTATGGTGTACCTTTAATGAAAGATagagaaaagaaattttattgtGTTTCTTGTAAAATGTCTGGTTTAgaaattgatgatttaattcaaaaattacctttaactACTTCTACTGAATCACCAACAACATCGCCAACttcaactactacaacaacaacaacaacaaccaccccaaataataaaacaaatccaataatagaaaaacaacaaattaaagaactacaacaacaaccacaacaaccacaacaaccacaacaaccacaacaaccacaacaaaatttaattagatCAACAAATACACCAATAATTGTTGAAAATATtacaccaattaaaaatacattaacaaataatagtaCATTCTCACCACCATATCCAGAACCAGACCAAAAGAAACAAAGAATGACTGGTACAACTccacaaaaattaaataatagtagtaataatcaatcatttttGTCAACATCCtctgttaataataatagttcaattttaaatgatgaaatcCAAGAATTACCAGATTTCACTGACAATACATTATCAATACTTTtcgaaaaattaaaagatgctcaaaatcaattagttACAACCAACAATATTCATTATTGTTCATTAATTAGAGAATATACCTCAAcaatttcatctttattagaattaaaaaaacattggacaatgtaa
- a CDS encoding hypothetical protein (R2005 protein) — METIPPSKNNNNKSNLDKPIFIKTLPHENKPILRPNKIIGNKFIPSEDSIFFSEPNGKGKLKVRLISAQNLMIEDVCTNSSDPYIKLKSSNESFQATKVIDRNLNPIWDETVFIDIENVNNEILIFDVFDHDLVGSDDLLGFVGIDLSLLPYGVEIETIENLSYAKHGTIKIALTAIDFGLTNLPSSYKKDYSNWRINLKTLQKNDLTQKMKEGPYNGKIIHQDFKICNGHLKRKETKGDVALKIVSYPVLLPLIAFSDIK, encoded by the coding sequence atggaaACTATTCCaccatcaaaaaataataataataaatcaaatttagataaaccaatttttataaaaactttACCTCAtgaaaataaaccaatattaagaccaaataaaattattggtaataaatttataccATCAGAagattcaatatttttttcagAACCAAATGGAAAaggaaaattaaaagttagATTAATCTCTGcccaaaatttaatgattgaagATGTTTGTACAAATTCATCAGATccatatataaaattaaaatcaagtAATGAATCATTTCAAGCTACAAAAGTAATTGATAGaaatttaaatccaataTGGGATGAAACTGTTTTTATCgatattgaaaatgtaaataatgaaatactGATATTCGATGTATTTGATCATGATTTAGTTGGTAGTGATGATTTATTAGGATTTGTTGgtattgatttatcattattaccatatggtgttgaaattgaaacaattgaaaatttatcatATGCTAAACATGGAACTATTAAAATCGCTTTAACTgcaattgattttggtttaacaaatttaccatcatcctataaaaaagattattcaaattggagaattaatttaaaaactttacaaAAGAATGATTTAActcaaaaaatgaaagaagGTCCATACAATGGTAAAATTATACatcaagattttaaaatttgtaatggtcatttaaaaagaaaagaaacaaaaggTGATGTTgctttaaaaattgttagTTATCCtgtattattaccattaattgCTTTTAgtgatattaaataa
- a CDS encoding DUF341 family protein, translating into MAIGVETPKKLLRILCLHGYKQNAVAFRSKTAVLRKSLKDIAEFIYVDAPHMVDESKGSSSWWRASKDGKEYRGWEQTLDYLRNVFETQGPFDGVIGFSQGAVLASLICSISSLNNDNYNYNEDSNNSCFQIKFALLFSGFQSRATAHQSLYPQSSPPPSSSAISTTLKNGENSGCECCSVTQFEMEHTTTTPSSSSSSHQHQQQHSPPSPTSLSLTSSTSTTPTTSFYPLAKINTPSLHVWGKADELVAASNCESLSHQFSNPECYVHEFGHLIPTSKTDIQIYHNFLAKFLKDCGLE; encoded by the exons atggCAATTGGAGTTGAAACaccaaagaaattattacGTATATTATGCTTACATGGTTATAAACAAAATGCAGTAGCATTTCGTTCGAAAACAGCAGTCTTAcgtaaatcattaaaagataTAGCAGAGTTTATTTATGTCGATGCCCCTCATATGGTTGATGAATCAAAAGGATCATCATCTTGGTGGAGAGCATCAAAAGATGGTAAAGAATATAGAGGTTGGGAACAAACTTTAGATTATCTTCGTAATGTATTTGAAACTCAAGGTCCATTTGATGGTGtaattg gATTTAGTCAAGGTGCAGTATTAGCTAGTTTAATttgttcaatttcatcattaaataatgataattataattataatgaagatagtaataatagttgtttccaaattaaatttgcattattatttagtggATTCCAAAGTAGAGCAACAGCACATCAATCATTATATCCacaatcatcaccaccaccatcatcatctgcCATATCAACAACACTAAAGAATGGTGAAAACTCTGGATGTGAATGTTGTTCTGTTACCCAATTCGAAATGGAGCACACTACGACAAcaccatcttcatcatcttcatcacatcaacaccaacaacaacactcaccaccatcaccaacatcACTATCATTAACATCATCAACCTCTACAACACCAACCACATCATTTTACCCATTAGCAAAGATTAATACACCATCACTTCATGTTTGGGGTAAAGCAGATGAGTTGGTTGCCGCATCAAATTGTGAATCACTTTCACATCAATTTTCAAATCCTGAATGTTATGTCCATGAATTTGGTCATTTAATTCCAACTTCAAAAACagatattcaaatttatcataATTTCCTtgcaaaatttttaaaagattgtGGCCTTGAATGA
- a CDS encoding UPF0557 family protein, translating to MTDNNNLDSLIIDKDEYLNSPMNVVDKLFKFDQNNLNNGTVYKKFENVISEDQIYKSIPLVSTINQCDLNSGKLVKIRCMIQDIFDPQFCPSFNKIKNIETNEIRLEASKYKDKINLNDCEELIFDSFDSSTFDKTILYCIPIPCENKWVNNNNNNNNNNNNNNNNNNNNNNNNGNEQISSSLLNKKKRNIDDADMKNENDEENKKSKDQKSTTTTTTTTSKEGEEEGEEGEQLTKSKKLLTNNKIDINKIFNYPIPIDSNDENNLKTPFIVNIYDDDIIFDENNKAVTFKINEIIEFVGVVAKFNPTLQHQSSNSSDQGETTTTIIDLMSMLDVDEISTIPDTLIPQFHAITYRYLDPYKFNHLNPFSIDTNTTINNNNNNNNNNNNNNNNNNNNNNNNNNNNNNPNNNNPNNNNLNNNLIRNELIKFIKLFIVDELLSEYLLFHLISKVYSFTSGLSIGNFSMNISIPNDKEFQRLPQLIELLYEILLARSYRFSMSLENLNDMDVVPYKDYDRNRIVSGLLQLPKGTNLILDETQLTEGKVESQGIKVLNALNTLSIQQKVEYDFKYHPIEIQTDLPTISISFGKSLIKGTTQISINKSIQLPTINEINQQLIHSYNNDKLNQFRNYINHCKNLSFKISSPTTTTIAESDDATRHIQEDFVKSRQLDSKMTTDVFHYWLTLSRLVALSFNDQYIKIDKWNIMKSLEEKRKLTINNL from the exons ATgacagataataataatttagatagtttaataattgataaagatgaatatttaaatagtcCAATGAATGTggttgataaattatttaaatttgatcaaaacaatttaaataatgggaCTGTGTATAAAAAGTTTGAAAATGTAATTTCAGAAgatcaaatttataaatcaataCCTTTAGTTTCAACAATTAATCAATGTGATTTAAATAGTGGTAAATTAGTTAAAATTAGATGCATGATTCAAGATATTTTCGATCCACAATTTTGTccatcttttaataaaattaaaaatattgaaacaaatgaaatt agATTAGAAGCatcaaaatataaagataaaatcaatttaaatgattgtgAAGAGTTAATTTTCGATTCTTTTGATTCTTCAACATTTGATAAAACTATATTATATTGTATTCCAATACCCTGTGAAAATAAATgggttaataataataataataataataataataataataataataataataataataataataataataataataatggtaatgaacaaatttcatcatcattattaaataaaaagaaaagaaatataGATGATGCAGATATGaagaatgaaaatgatgaagaaaataaaaaatcaaaagatcaaaaatctacaaccactacaactactacaacttcAAAAGAAGGAGAAGAAGAAGGTGAAGAAGGAGAACAATtaacaaaatcaaagaaattattaacaaataataaaattgatattaataaaatatttaattatccAATCCCAATCGattcaaatgatgaaaataatttaaaaacaccttttattgtaaatatttatgatgatgatattatatttgatgaaaataataaagcagtaacatttaaaattaatgaaatcattgaatttgttggtgttgttgcaAAATTTAATCCAACTTTACAACATCAATCCTCTAATTCTTCAGATCAAGgtgaaacaacaacaacaatcattgATTTAATGTCAATGTTAGATGTTGATGAAATTTCAACTATTCCAGATACATTAATACCACAATTTCATGCTATAACTTATAGATATTTAGATccatataaatttaatcacTTAAATCCATTCTCAATAGATACAAATAcaactataaataataataataataataataataataataataataataataataataataataataataataataataataataataataataataatccaaataataataatccaaataataataatctaaataataatttaattagaaatgaattaattaaatttataaaattatttatagttgatgaattattatcagaatatttattatttcatttaatatcaAAAGTTTATTCATTTACATCAGGATTATCTATTGGTAATTTTTCAATGAATATATCAATACCaaatgataaagaatttCAAAGATTACCACAACtcattgaattattatatgaaatattattagcACGTTCTTATAGATTCTCAATGTCATTAgagaatttaaatgatatggATGTTGTGCCCTATAAAGATTATGATCGTAATAGAATCGTATCTGGTTTATTACAATTACCAAAAGgtacaaatttaatattggatGAAACTCAATTAACAGAGGGTAAAGTTGAATCACAAGGTATTAAAGTATTGAATGCTTTAAATACTTTATCAATTCAACAAAAGGTTGAATACGATTTCAAATATCATCCAATCGAAATTCAAACTGATTTACCAACCATTTCAATCTCTTTTGGcaaatctttaattaaagGTACAActcaaatttcaattaataaatcaattcaattacCAACCATCAATGAAATTAATCAACAATTGATTCatagttataataatgataaattaaatcaatttagaaattatataaatcattgtaaaaatttatcttttaaaatctcTTCACcaaccactactactattgcTGAATCTGATGATGCAACTCGTCATATTCAAGAAGATTTTGTAAAATCAAGACAATTAGATTCAAAAATGACTACAGATGTATTTCATTATTGGTTAACATTATCAAGATTAGTTgctttatcttttaatgatcaatatattaaaattgataaatggaatataatgaaatcacttgaagaaaaaagaaaattaacaataaataatttataa